catcatgtAATGAAATGACCACCTGTCTGCTAATCTTCAACTTGTTTTACACAAAACCATCCTTTAGGAGTGAACTATTGTCTAGAGTGATAAAATTGATTTTGCTATTGCTTTATAAGAGAAGATGCAGACAATTTTGTAACAGGAAGGTgccagtttacggctctccccattcattaATATGGTAGCTGCAAACTGACTTAGCCTAttgtcgtaacacgctagttgaccgttacaGTCTAGCCTATGGTAAAACTGCAGAGGCTGTTATCCCAGTATAAAAGATCTCTGGTATGAAATTTCTTCAGAAGAGGTTGCATTTGAATGCACGGTGTGCACAAGACCACAAAATAACAAGCAATTTCATCAACAATTTACAGAACACAGTGTGAGGCCCTGAGCACTTGCTGCAGTCATTACTAATTGTACTAATAGTTACTATTAATAACAGGCTTGCATTTGACAGTAAGTTATATGTATACAGTCAGATTGTTAGGCCTACCTCAAaaattaaatttaacaaaaataacgCTGTGGCACAATTGCTTTAAAGCTCAAAATCTGAACACAGGCTACTCCTATACTTTAAGAGACAGCAATTTAAGAATAATTAACTTAAGAATGGCTGCACTCAATAGCTTACTCTATACTATTCTTTTCAACTTTCGTGAACCCACAGATACTgtataaaagaaaaaagtataaCCATATGTTCCAGCTTCAGATATAAACAAAGGGCACAAGCTATGAACATGGCTGTCTCGCCCAACATGTTGTCATTATTCTCACCCTTGTGTCAAACTCCtatcatttttccccattctgtgtaacaaaaaaagacatttagcagaatgtccaagctgcttttccaacaaaaagttAATTCATTCGCATTGTAAATTAGATCTCCAGCCATTCAAGTGCCtttgaaattattttgtaaaatagATCTCTGGTGTTAACATGCTTGGGAGCAGAATGTTTATACAAAGATCTTATTTTCCACTCTTCTTTCCACTCAAATACAAGCATGAAAATATACCTAACATGGATGTAACAGAAAATCCATGCATATACAGCTTGCTAATTATAATATACACATGTCTAAATATCAATTTCCTAAATGAAGAATACGTTGATGTTTCCTTGACCTCATTGAGTCTTTGAAGATATTCTGCTCTGAACATCTGGCTGAGATTTTATTTACCAAACCTCAGCTAACCCTGATCAAAAGTGTGATGATTAATACATATACTGCACACTCTTCTCTATGTAATGTAATCAGAACTCTAAGGTTTATAGACAAATCCACAAAGTTAAACCAAAGTACTAGAATTCTCAGTCATTAAAATATGCCCTAATTTGCTCAGTTGAATGCTTTGAGTACTAGTAATAACAGCACAGTACAGCACCagcaaaataatcataataattgtTTATCATATAATCATTCTATTTACTGACacttaaaaatgaacaaacagtACTTTactaaaaagtaataataataataataataataataataagacaaaATGGTATATCACATAATGGGACAGTTTTACATTGAAATATTGTATTGCTCACTGTCCAATGTTCATAAAGACTTGAATCAAGTTTTTGGACCAAAATGTTTAGTGGCCTTTTCTAATATTTATACATACTGAATGAAAGGTCTGTGGTATACACTGACACAAGACATAACACTGGAatttcaaaaatacaataataaaagatTTAGTGTTGTCAGGTACCAGcctgttaaaaacatttttttgtgattttgtatTAAAAGGCACACACAAAGAAGCACACCAACACAGTATTGGACATTGCAATCACAGAACCCAACTATGTCCTCCGGTTTTTCTTTTATCTGATGTTTTTCTTCAGCATATTCTTGTATTTCTTATTGGTACGCTAATCAATGATTAGCTGAAAGATACAGAATGTTTGCCTTcaaattgtatataattataattttatataattaatatgttGCTTGCAGAAGGAAACAAGGAAAAAACATCCATTCACTTGATACTTTGGTATGACGGTTGGGAAAATGCGACAAAGTGAAGGagacaaaaaaaaagtgacaaaGAGGTGACAAAAAGGGGGAAAATGTGCAGTCACAGGCATAAGTGCATTAAAGTGCATTTCCTCCTTGTTTCAAGTCTGTCACCATTCCCAGAAATCTTTGGATCTGGATGTTATCCATGGCAAGTGCAGTGAAAGCATTCGCACATTCTAGGATTCTCTACAGTCAGAAATATGTTCTTATTAATGGAAATGAATATGTATTCTCAAAATTTGGTGATTTTATGTACACATTGGACACACTGAGGCCATACATTTCAGAGAGtcaagttcacacaaaaagtgaATGAGACCAGCTAAAAAAGGATCGGTGTCAAGGAAACAATCTACTCAATTTACTATTAGCAAATAAATTCTACTATAGATACAAAAACCTCAAAAATGAGATAGAAGAATGAAAAGGCCATGGTAAGTGGACAAAGTCAGGTTTAGACTGGTGAAATGCTGTTCAAGCCACAGAGGCTACTTTGTCACAATCAGGAGTGTACTGTCGTTGCGAACTGTTGTCTTCCTTCACTGCGACTGAATTTCCCCCCTCAGTTGTCCTGTTCCAGCAAGGCATTGTGACGAAGAACAGAAGCAAACCAGCCACTACAACACAAGAGCCACTGAAGTAGAAGGCCAGGTCGTATGATTGAGAACAGTCATAGAGCCAACCTGTAAGAAAAGAGAGAACATCAGTAAAGAAGCAagtgtttgaaaaatgtatttcccCTAAAACATCACTCATGAACACACTGTAGCATAAATAGTGCTGGATGAAAATTACGTTAccgtggagaaagctgctgtGGCAGGGCgtagggcggggccggatcgtgctcatacacacccggtcccttatcaggctaatcaagcctccgaaagggataaaggccgactgcggagaattgtgcgggagagagagatcgggtgtgtatgatcacgacctggccccgtcctccgccctgccacagctgcTTACTAACTGAGTCGTgtgtatacaggagtaaagagaAAGCCATGAACACAGTTAGCTCATGAAAACCCATACACCGATTGCAAGCCTTAAGCAGCTTTATCGCaataaatggctttctggtgtccatttaAACTTagtcaatgtaacccagatttgtgctttttaaagaaaaggattgaGGAGACTAAATAGATTTTTGCTATGATCGAcatgtgccacaaatgctgtcgattgagcttaaaggatagttcacccaaaaatgaatattctctcatcatgtaccaTCTATGTActattgccatcccagatgtgtataactttttcaGCTGAActcaaatgtaaaacattttagaagaatatttcagctctgtaggtccatataatgcaagtgaatgggtgccaaaatgtgatgctccaaaaagcacataaaagcagcataaaagtaaaccataggACtccatgttttaatgaatatcttcagaagtgatatgataggtgtggatgagaaacagatcaatatttaggtccttttttgcttgaaattcttctccttgcccagtagggtgTGACATGCATGAAgaacgtgaatcaccaaaaacatgtAAACAATGTAACAGTTTCTTTCTGTATCTGTTTCTCAGATTCTTCTTAaagtcataatttgtgttctacagaagaaagaaagtcatacacttctgggatggcatgagagtgagtaaatgagagaatttacatttttgggtgaactatccctttaacttgtattgaacccggaatattaattTAAGCATAGTTTAGCATAGCATAATTTAAATCCAAACTATATGTATGAGTAATGATCCTTGTTTTAGCAAGCACAAAAAAATCACTCATACATATCTGATCATACTGTAAGTGAGCAgtaatttaaaaaatgctttttttctgaAGCAACTTACAATTGACATTATACAGAACCAATTTCTCTTGAGCAACCTTTGGTTAAGTACAATTATCATATCTCCTGGATTTTCCCTTAAAGGGTCTTACCTACGACAGGTGGCCCGAGCATGATTCCAAACCCTCCAAAGCACATGAGAATGCCATGAGCCTGACTGAGTCGCTCGATGCCCACAATCTTGGTAGTGATGTAGGATGTGAGTGACCAGTTCCCTGAGAAAAATCCAACCACGGCCGACAGTACTTGCAGACCCAGGTAGCTCTTAGACACAGGGATGAGCAGCAGAGCCACACCTGTGCCCATCAGTGTCAGGGCATACAGGTACAGACTGTTCACCCATTGCATGTCAGCCAACAAGCCCAACACCAGCTTACCAATgcctgttgtcatggcaacaatggATACAAGGGGTATGAGTGCAATCCCATCAATAAGGCCCTCACTCTGGGCCACATCCTCCATGAAGAGCACAGGTGGGAATGCTCCTAAGCTGAACAGGAAGATGGCAATGCACAAAGCCATGAAGACATGGTCCTGTAGGAGCTCTGCAGTCTTGCACATGTACTGACAATAAGGATGCAACCACTTCTTAATTGCTTGTGCTACTATTGAGCAGGACAGCACTCCGTCTTTCCTCTCCCATTCACTTTCTTGCATCTCATTGGTTTCCATGGTTATTAACATCTTCACTGCAGCGGAGTTATTGGACGAGTCATACGTGGTTTTGAGGCCACCAGAGTCGATGATAATGGCAGAAGGTTTGGTGTAAAGTGGTTCCTCAGGGCGCTGTAGAGCTGCTCTCTGTTTCAGGTAGTAACCAGGTAAGTTCAAAGGTCGCATTGGACCTGCACACACCATCAGGTTGAGCGCCAGCGCGCCGATGATAAGCAAACAGCCCTCCAATCCAAACAACTCAATGAGCTCATTCTGTACTGTGGCGTAAATGAAGCCACCCACACTTGTACCTGAGAAAAATGTACAGAATTACCACTTGGCCCAATTCTCAAACATTATCTTATGGAAGAATACCTTTACAAATGGAATCAGAAACAACCAGATAATCTAACAATTTTGGAGCATAATATAAAAGATTACATGACTGTggagacatttttgcaaaatcatATTACATTTAAGTTAAATTCTCCCAAACTGATGaggtttttaataataatagatctattgtcacacattatacatacatttttgcatatatacagtgaaattatttttttccccagagTGCagaggtcagagtgcagggtctgccatgatacagcacccctggagcagatagggtcaagggccttgatCAAGGgaccaacagtggtgtcttggcagtgttggggcttgaaaccccaaccttctggtcaataacccagagccttaaccactgagccaccactgccctggtTTAAGGTCAATGCTCTAAATGAACAAAACCTGCCTCCGTACCCTAAAGCTTAAAACTAAACCAAACCGATAGTGTCAAAAAAAGCTAATATGAGAAGAAAAGAAATAAAGGTGAGATTTtaagttaattattttaaataaacaaaacctacctccctactctgaaccttaaacataaacctaaccattagtgtcataaaaagcatatGTGAGATAAATAGTGCAATTgatgaagcaaccacatcaatttgtggtgcttctatgactcgTTCAGCTCATGTATCGACTCGCATTCACTTCAGGACTCATACCTCGGTCCTGCGCAAGTGctatgctctatcagttgagtaCAATTTGATTGCACTGGAACAAGCTTCTAATTGTAGGTGGATATGTAATGCAAAGGCAATATTGTGTCATCTCATAAGTCACACGCTATAGTAACAGTGCTCTAATGTCATTAGAAAGCattgtgtttatgaactgataatctacccatttacttgtgatttgtgtgaaaggaaactacgttgttgtagcgcctctagtgctcatttcaccaggaaattgctGCAGATAAATATaagccatgtaaaaataattttgcaaaaatgttggaaTAATTATGTTGTTCTATGAGAGCAGGTGGTAAATTTGGCTGTTTCGAGTACTTCCACCTAGTTGTGTTTCTCCACCTAAACCACGTTACTAATAAAAGATCCTTATCAAACATTTCCCCATTTTCACCAAATGATTATGATGGTTTATGTGGTGCAAACTAAGATACCATAACATTCTATTCCATACTGTGCAGTTAAATAGAAAGAGAAAATTTTAAGTTCACACCTGTGGTAACGATGCCCAAAGCAAGGCCACGCCTCTTGTCAAAGTAGTGGCAGGTTATGGTCAGTGTGGCAGCGTAGACAAGTCCACAGCCTATCCcttaaacacataaacaaatgtAAGCATTTAAAAAACCTATTCACACATTCAAAAAGCAAATTACAGTCAGCTTGGACACCTTTATAACCTTTCAAATCTCTGCAACTATAAAGCCAACGTGTAAAACTGGAAAGCCTAATTATCACAATAAACATTCACTATAGATACTGCAGTGAGATCTAGTGTGAGTGGGTTTTAGGTAATTATGTACATATGGAAGcgaaaattattttgaatgaatAATACAaagttttacataattttattgatATCTTGTTTACTGGCAGAAGAAAACCTGACTCTGACCGACACTATTATCGGTAAAAAATAACTTCACTGAACTTGACTATGCATTGTTTCTGTTGGTGGTGTGTTTCTGTGTACGTGTTTGAAGAGGTTGTTGGTGTGTGTGACAGAATATTTTCACAAGCAACAGTGATGGTTTAATGGTTTCAAATTCTAAACTGTCTGTGAATGTTATATAATCACCACAATTAATAGCAGCCTGGTCACAAACACACTGTTGCATTAGACAAATTATTCAACAGGCCCAGAAAGTTATATGCAAAAACATCCATCATACAAACACATATTATTTATAAGAACTGTACTCTATATAGTATTACCAAATTAAAACAAGACATTGTCAGTACATTTATACTGCATGTATCAaggttctgcataacacaaaaacagacacaaacacaattaCATTTAAGCAAGCTTCCTtgctcttgaaatagctaaaatCAATGACCCAGAAATAACCTTCTGACCTCTGATTCTTAATTCTGGTAAACAGCAACCAATCAATCCAAAACCTGGGCCACACGGCCAGACTAAGTGAATCTGACGCTGTctatagttctcttacgagaggttctctcgtattgcgtaagctagcttacgctacgggaaagattcatcttttctgagatattgaagccaaaaaattatccttaatttttgtatccattgtcaacgcagtgcggcagctgcagaccttgagcgggctagctagcgagctcataggttgctctgcggcaactgctgcagcctatagatgagcttgggcgaactcgcatccaatgagaggcgtccgcgcgctcactgcaacaaagcccgccaaaatgggcgtgactagagtgcatataagcgtagttagtaggctggaaccctgattttcatctcttcagcgaagctcttcgcatctctgaactggaagccgcttcgccgttcgaggggcatcaagcaagcgtggacagtgctcgaagaagccggccgtcttcgccaccttcagccgtcctgcgagctacgccatccggcgacgtatccttttaaagcaagctagttcttatgaacttcacaaaagagtacgagcgtctttttaaagatgcctcgctccacttgcgcctcatgccgcgcccctctcagcaccggagaccgccacgtcatctgcgctctctgcctgggactggggcatgcagagctcgccctcgctgaaggcggatgcgatctctgcgaggagcttcgatgtcgaccctgcgggctcgactcggcgctcaggACCAGCCGCCGCGCcaccttccattcagccgcgcagtaaaagcgccgctctcaaaggctgccggaaccagtggtagaagcgattgcctcgccggagcccctccctcgagcatcgccttcaccctccccgcccacccgggccagcgcagttgccgccgagcggctgctctgctgccatctcggacgaagaagcggaggataaggcctgttccatcatggcttcggacagcgaggagtggtcaggctcacatgcctcctcctcggcccaggaatccagcaggacccgcccgagtcgaaggggaactaagcgcctcctcacacaggccgtcgaccgcctcgggctcgagtggtcaccgcccctgagcaggctcccaacagactccacgccgcacctttgcccgccctccgcgagatggcggtctaagctggtgctccgtctaaggcctgcagaactacttccgcctgtgttggccgcgcctataccgccgccggccaagccgcatctgctctgcattccatggccgttttacagacaggctgtttcagatctgactagccgacttgggagaagctgaacgcactacgcgccgctctctctgtccggtctcttcggttccgcggtgagtggcattgttgaccgtttctcgaagcccaagccatgaatctctttctgcctcgtcgcgctagctcctctgcaggccgcccacgtgaccagcctcctgcacgagcctcttcacagcgcccagctcaacaagccagacttctcagcgtcgacagggcggccgccctcgatctcGCTCAGACAgtcgccgcagaccgccgcccccctgcgggcctcggcctaagattgtactgaaacctgagcaaccgaagtcctcctagtgTTGTTGAAacaacgacggctcagtcccaccacggccggaccaccgtcaaagcttcgccccctgtcagtccccttctctcaggctactgcagtggtggattcagcagccaacaagccggtgatactacccgtttgcctgcactcaaacgccgttttcacggcgacccaaagaaatcttgtaaagagtaaacatgccttatgtgtagaaaatgtgcccacaatccagtgctcacccctacacacaagcattacacatcccgtgtccctatcagagcacactcacataagcggttacgacccgctcgagtgttagagttaataaacgcgcccacgagcccgtgcgcgcgtccctcctctgcccgctctgtcactcggccagctgtatgtaagtcccgtacgcccctgtcagtccccttctctcaggctactgcagtggtgaattcagcagccaacaagccggtgatattacccgcttgcctgcactcaaacgccgtttccacggcgacccaaaataaagccttatgtgtagaaaatgtgcccacaattcagtgttcacccctacacacaagcattacacgtccgtgtccctatcagagcacactcacataaagcggttacgacccgctcgagtgttagggttaataaacgcacccacgaatccgtcgcgcgcccattctctggccgctctgtcacacgaccagccttatgtgtagaaaatgtgcccacaatctagtgttcacctctacacacaagcattacacgttccgtgtccccatcagagcacactcaaaagcggttactgaaccactcgagtgttagagtcaataaatgcgctcacgaatatgtgtgcgcgcccattctctgcccgctctgtcacacggccagcaaacacttctctgtatgtaagtaccgtgcccgtggctatgcttgcgcatcacttaacagacgtgactctttccccattcacctcaatcggaagtcactcacagaacagcctgtccatgctgtctgcgagcagtccagcataagcacagtaagcggctcacacattctgttcagctgctgtgtgcggcaatcagagcgatttggccattcaccctctaacattatgcttcaaagtgtgggaagatattccagggatatccgaatgggtgttaagcacaataaaacagggctatttgctacagttcgatcgccgtcctccttgcttcagagctggctcgaaactactttgaacacggaagcagcgtgcatgcttcgttcagaaatagcaaaccttctgtgcaaaagggccatagagagtgccgcctcctctgagctgagtc
The Xyrauchen texanus isolate HMW12.3.18 chromosome 22, RBS_HiC_50CHRs, whole genome shotgun sequence DNA segment above includes these coding regions:
- the LOC127662091 gene encoding monocarboxylate transporter 9-like isoform X1; the protein is MDKVKAVRSADSPPSRCGLFPGAFKIRRRAMLLSARRYSAVERERLAWCTRHERFSATRSVRTTSTCSPVCSACVDNFGARPVMVFSGVMVAGGLMLSAFAPNISFLIFSYGIVVGIGCGLVYAATLTITCHYFDKRRGLALGIVTTGTSVGGFIYATVQNELIELFGLEGCLLIIGALALNLMVCAGPMRPLNLPGYYLKQRAALQRPEEPLYTKPSAIIIDSGGLKTTYDSSNNSAAVKMLITMETNEMQESEWERKDGVLSCSIVAQAIKKWLHPYCQYMCKTAELLQDHVFMALCIAIFLFSLGAFPPVLFMEDVAQSEGLIDGIALIPLVSIVAMTTGIGKLVLGLLADMQWVNSLYLYALTLMGTGVALLLIPVSKSYLGLQVLSAVVGFFSGNWSLTSYITTKIVGIERLSQAHGILMCFGGFGIMLGPPVVGWLYDCSQSYDLAFYFSGSCVVVAGLLLFFVTMPCWNRTTEGGNSVAVKEDNSSQRQYTPDCDKVASVA
- the LOC127662091 gene encoding monocarboxylate transporter 9-like isoform X2; translation: MGAAKGNLDGGWGWMIVMSSFMAQFLSFGSPQSVGVLYPKWLSAFQEGKSMTAWVGSMVSGVALITSPVCSACVDNFGARPVMVFSGVMVAGGLMLSAFAPNISFLIFSYGIVVGIGCGLVYAATLTITCHYFDKRRGLALGIVTTGTSVGGFIYATVQNELIELFGLEGCLLIIGALALNLMVCAGPMRPLNLPGYYLKQRAALQRPEEPLYTKPSAIIIDSGGLKTTYDSSNNSAAVKMLITMETNEMQESEWERKDGVLSCSIVAQAIKKWLHPYCQYMCKTAELLQDHVFMALCIAIFLFSLGAFPPVLFMEDVAQSEGLIDGIALIPLVSIVAMTTGIGKLVLGLLADMQWVNSLYLYALTLMGTGVALLLIPVSKSYLGLQVLSAVVGFFSGNWSLTSYITTKIVGIERLSQAHGILMCFGGFGIMLGPPVVGWLYDCSQSYDLAFYFSGSCVVVAGLLLFFVTMPCWNRTTEGGNSVAVKEDNSSQRQYTPDCDKVASVA